The Polyodon spathula isolate WHYD16114869_AA chromosome 13, ASM1765450v1, whole genome shotgun sequence genome includes a region encoding these proteins:
- the LOC121326026 gene encoding dnaJ homolog subfamily A member 2 — translation MANVADTKLYDILGVSPTATENELKKAYRKLAKEYHPDKNPNAGDKFKEISFAYEVLSNQEKRELYDRCGEQGLREGGGGGAGMDDIFSHIFGGGLFGFMGGQSRNRNGRRRGEDMVHPLKVSLEDLYNGKATKLQLSKSVLCASCNGQGGKSGAVQKCAACRGRGMRIMIRQLAPGMVQQMQSVCSDCNGEGEVISEKDRCKKCEGKKVIKEVKILEVHVDKGMKHGQKITFAGEADQAPGVEPGDIVLVLQGKEHEIFRRESNDLHMTHKIGLVEALCGFQFTLKHLDGRQIVVKYPPGKVIEPGSLRVVRGEGMPQYRNPFEKGDLYIKFEVEFPGNNWISPEKLMELEDFLPSRAEAPTICGDSEEVDLQDYDTSHGSSGGQRREAYNDSSDDESGHHGPGVQCAHQ, via the exons gcaTACCGGAAATTGGCTAAAGAATATCATCCTGATAAGAATCCAAATGCAGGTGATAAG TTTAAAGAAATAAGCTTTGCATATGAAGTACTTTCCAACCAAGAGAAACGAGAATTGTATGACCGCTGTGGGGAGCAGGGATTGCGGGAAGGTGGTGGAGGAGGGGCTGGAATGGACGATATATTCTCCCACATATTTGGTGGGGGCCTGTTTGGGTTCATGGGCggccagagcaggaaccgcaatggAAGACGAAGGGGTGAAGATATGGTTCACCCACTCAA GGTATCATTGGAAGACCTGTATAATGGAAAGGCAACTAAACTACAACTAAGCAAGAGTGTTCTCTGTGCTTCCTGTAATGG CCAGGGTGGCAAATCGGGAGCTGTCCAGAAATGTGCAGCTTGCAGAGGACGTGGTATGCGTATCATGATCAGACAGTTGGCCCCGGGAATGGTTCAACAGATGCAGTCTGTGTGTTCTGACTGTAATGGTGAAG GTGAAGTTATCAGTGAAAAGGATCGCTGTAAAAAATGCGAGGGTAAGAAAGTGATCAAAGAAGTAAAAATTCTGGAGGTTCATGTAGACAAAGGCATGAAACATGGACAAAAGATTACTTTTGCTGGAGAAGCAGACCAAGCTCCTGGTGTGGAACCAGGGGACATTGTCCTTGTACTGCAAGGAAAAGAGCATGAG atatttaggCGAGAGAGCAATGACTTGCATATGACTCACAAGATTGGCCTTGTTGAAGCACTTTGTGGATTCCAGTTTACGTTGAAGCACCTGGATGGACGACAGATTGTGGTCAAATACCCCCCTGGAAAAGTTATTGAGCCAG GTTCTCTGCGGGTGGTGCGAGGTGAAGGCATGCCACAGTATCGCAACCCATTTGAAAAAGGAGACCTGTATATTAAATTTGAGGTAGAGTTCCCAGGGAACAATTGGATAAGCCCAGAAAAGTTAATG gaacTTGAGGATTTTCTCCCGTCTAGAGCAGAGGCTCCAACTATATGTGGAGATTCAGAAGAGGTAGACCTTCAGGATTATGATACAAGTCATGGTTCATCTGGTGGGCAGAGACGTGAAGCTTACAATGATAGCTCTGATGATGAAAGTGGTCACCACGGCCCTGGCGTACAGTGTGCACACCAGTAA
- the cdca9 gene encoding borealin-2 isoform X2 gives MRFNGLFHHRKVCLLFILNGNYEALFLLTIEQNGQAEGVAAAINVEAFTEIKTMKRKNSKKVLILEESDPKMPVRITRTLSVQSKGTAQKPPTKSKSLATLSSATKRSPTLSRTMPATPATTRTARKAVSRVAKTQKEMQESNEISARTGHKAYSFSNNPTGLDHSLAFANIPTSHGQTLYLFGDVKNKIDLDLLDEKAVQHMQALMSTLDFICKAKVGHGNSI, from the exons ATGCGTTTTAATGGCCTTTTTCATCATCGTAAGGTGTGTTTACTTTTcatattgaatggtaattatgAAGCCTTGTTTTTATTAACGATAGAGCAAAACGGTCAAGCTGAGGGCGTGGCTGCAGCAATTAATGTG GAAGCGTTCACGGAAATTAAAACGATGAAGAGGAAGAACAGTAAAAAGG TCCTTATCCTGGAAGAATCTGATCCCAAGATGCCTGTAAGAATTACAAGAACTCTGTCAGTTCAAAGCAAGGGGACTGCCCAGAAG ccaccAACCAAATCAAAGTCTCTTGCAACCCTATCGTCTGCTACAAAACGAAGTCCTACGTTATCAAG GACGATGCCAGCCACTCCAGCTACGACAAGAACTGCAAGAAAAGCTGTGAGCCGGGTTGCCAAAACCCAGAAAGAAATGCAAGAATCCAATGAAAT atCTGCCAGAACAGGACACAAGGCTTACAGCTTCTCGAATAACCCCACTGGTTTAGACCACTCCCTCGCATTTGCAAATATACCTACTTCTCACGGACAG ACTCTGTACTTATTTGGTGATGTTAAAAACAAGATTGATCTGGACCTGCTTGATGAGAAGGCAGTACAACATATGCAGGCATTAATG AGCACACTAGACTTCATTTGCAAGGCCAAAGTTGGCCATGGAAACAGTAtttga
- the cdca9 gene encoding borealin-2 isoform X3 encodes MPLDLQRTKLKSLKIEQNGQAEGVAAAINVEAFTEIKTMKRKNSKKVLILEESDPKMPVRITRTLSVQSKGTAQKPPTKSKSLATLSSATKRSPTLSRTMPATPATTRTARKAVSRVAKTQKEMQESNEISARTGHKAYSFSNNPTGLDHSLAFANIPTSHGQTLYLFGDVKNKIDLDLLDEKAVQHMQALMVSIILVKLDIALPVLPVLILY; translated from the exons ATGCCACTCGACCTGCAACGCACCAAGCTGAAAAGCCTGAAGATCG AGCAAAACGGTCAAGCTGAGGGCGTGGCTGCAGCAATTAATGTG GAAGCGTTCACGGAAATTAAAACGATGAAGAGGAAGAACAGTAAAAAGG TCCTTATCCTGGAAGAATCTGATCCCAAGATGCCTGTAAGAATTACAAGAACTCTGTCAGTTCAAAGCAAGGGGACTGCCCAGAAG ccaccAACCAAATCAAAGTCTCTTGCAACCCTATCGTCTGCTACAAAACGAAGTCCTACGTTATCAAG GACGATGCCAGCCACTCCAGCTACGACAAGAACTGCAAGAAAAGCTGTGAGCCGGGTTGCCAAAACCCAGAAAGAAATGCAAGAATCCAATGAAAT atCTGCCAGAACAGGACACAAGGCTTACAGCTTCTCGAATAACCCCACTGGTTTAGACCACTCCCTCGCATTTGCAAATATACCTACTTCTCACGGACAG ACTCTGTACTTATTTGGTGATGTTAAAAACAAGATTGATCTGGACCTGCTTGATGAGAAGGCAGTACAACATATGCAGGCATTAATGGTGAGTATTATATTGGTCAAACTAGATATTGCCCTCCCTGTGTTACCAGTGCTAATTTTGTACTAA
- the cdca9 gene encoding borealin-2 isoform X1 has protein sequence MRFNGLFHHRKVCLLFILNGNYEALFLLTIEQNGQAEGVAAAINVEAFTEIKTMKRKNSKKVLILEESDPKMPVRITRTLSVQSKGTAQKPPTKSKSLATLSSATKRSPTLSRTMPATPATTRTARKAVSRVAKTQKEMQESNEISARTGHKAYSFSNNPTGLDHSLAFANIPTSHGQTLYLFGDVKNKIDLDLLDEKAVQHMQALMVSIILVKLDIALPVLPVLILY, from the exons ATGCGTTTTAATGGCCTTTTTCATCATCGTAAGGTGTGTTTACTTTTcatattgaatggtaattatgAAGCCTTGTTTTTATTAACGATAGAGCAAAACGGTCAAGCTGAGGGCGTGGCTGCAGCAATTAATGTG GAAGCGTTCACGGAAATTAAAACGATGAAGAGGAAGAACAGTAAAAAGG TCCTTATCCTGGAAGAATCTGATCCCAAGATGCCTGTAAGAATTACAAGAACTCTGTCAGTTCAAAGCAAGGGGACTGCCCAGAAG ccaccAACCAAATCAAAGTCTCTTGCAACCCTATCGTCTGCTACAAAACGAAGTCCTACGTTATCAAG GACGATGCCAGCCACTCCAGCTACGACAAGAACTGCAAGAAAAGCTGTGAGCCGGGTTGCCAAAACCCAGAAAGAAATGCAAGAATCCAATGAAAT atCTGCCAGAACAGGACACAAGGCTTACAGCTTCTCGAATAACCCCACTGGTTTAGACCACTCCCTCGCATTTGCAAATATACCTACTTCTCACGGACAG ACTCTGTACTTATTTGGTGATGTTAAAAACAAGATTGATCTGGACCTGCTTGATGAGAAGGCAGTACAACATATGCAGGCATTAATGGTGAGTATTATATTGGTCAAACTAGATATTGCCCTCCCTGTGTTACCAGTGCTAATTTTGTACTAA